The following are encoded in a window of Castanea sativa cultivar Marrone di Chiusa Pesio chromosome 9, ASM4071231v1 genomic DNA:
- the LOC142611062 gene encoding zinc finger CCCH domain-containing protein 11-like — protein MPPKQQSKVDMAKKQKIIEDKTFGLKNKNKSKNVQKYVQTLKQSVQPKPDPSKIAAKKKKEEEKAKDKELNDLFKIAVSQPKVPIGVDPKSILCEFYKVGQCAKGFKCKFSHDLNIQRKGEKIDLYSDKRDQETMEDWDQQTLEKVVESKKTEYKQNKPTDIVCKYFLEAVEKKQYGWFWVCPNGGKDCHYRHALPPGYVLKSQMKALLEEETEKIPIEEEIENQRAKLTSSTPMTPELFMQWKNKKISERDAGLAAQQADRAKNDRMSGRELFLSDSSLFVDDAEAYEKYQREPESDVAEQKVNDNSAGDGPNSSAKACGDAEDDNDDDELDMDELNELEASLSNTSLQIQESGTHT, from the exons ATGCCGCCGAAGCAGCAATCGAAGGTGGATATGGCGAAGAAGCAGAAGATAATAGAGGACAAGACCTTCGGGCTCAAGAACAAGAATAAGAGCAAGAATGTCCAGAAGTACGTTCAGACTCTCAAGCAGTCCGTACAGCCCAAACCTGATCCTTCTAAAATCGCTGCCAAG aagaagaaggaggaagaGAAGGCCAAAGATAAGGAGCTGAATGATTTGTTCAAGATTGCTGTCAGTCAGCCCAAAGTGCCAATTG GTGTTGATCCCAAGTCcattttatgtgaattttatAAAGTGGGTCAGTGTGCTAAAGGTTTTAAATGCAAGTTCTCACATGATTTGAATATTCAGAGGAAGGGAGAGAAGATTGATCTTTACAGCGATAAGCGTGACCAAG aaACAATGGAGGATTGGGATCAACAGACTTTAGAGAAGGTTGTTGAATCAAAGAAAACTGAATATAAGCAGAACAAGCCAACTGATATT GTCTGTAAATACTTTTTGGAAGCAGTGGAGAAGAAACAATATGGTTGGTTTTGGGTCTGCCCAAATGGTGGTAAAGACTGCCATTACAGGCATGCTCTTCCTCCTGGATATGTTCTAAAATCTCAGATGAAAGCTCTCTTAGAGGAAGAGACTGAAAAGATACCTATTGAGGAGGAGATTGAAAATCAG cGTGCAAAATTAACATCTTCAACTCCTATGACTCCGGAGTTGTTTATGCAATGGAAGAACAAAAAGATATCAGAAAGAGATGCAGGCTTGGCTGCACAGCAGGCAGATAGGGCTAAGAATGACCGTATGAG TGGCCGTGAGTTATTCCTTTCAGATTCTAGCTTGTTTGTTGATGATGCTGAGGCATATGAGAAGTACCAAAGAGAACCAGAATCTGATGTTGCTGAACAAAAG GTCAATGATAATTCTGCTGGAGATGGACCAAATAGCTCAGCAAAAGCCTGTGGTGATGCTGAAGACGACAATGACGATGATGAACTGGACATGGATGAATTAAATGAGTTGGAAGCAAGCTTATCAAATACATCACTCCAAATTCAGGAGTCGGGCACTCATACTTAA